The Populus nigra chromosome 14, ddPopNigr1.1, whole genome shotgun sequence genome has a segment encoding these proteins:
- the LOC133673594 gene encoding transcription repressor OFP7, whose product MLVTNKALELKSKKTLTMAKRFRLKFSRVISFQSCRSKDPSTLPSNPVPSFLRLSPVNHNSIIINNLHLPPSQPPPSKPLHHSSIRRHVSSAFTSMGCGFRTKPSTHYLSETDHTKSSPPTENFHWEEEEKYHVVAKLFDDDSTPRRKIYNSSASEDSKNHDVFLPPTKIEKKKRRVKKKKTASRIRISTSSADSGIFFSGDEHVINDEETETLVSSSRSFSTDSSSEFNPHLETIRESPFSRKKRAKKAKGRCVLKNGAKGTTRRGRKERNSRDGSLSPARLSRFQWLIPCTVEGKVRESFAVVKRSEDPYEDFKRSMMEMILEKEMFEEKDLEQLLHCFLSLNSREHHGVIVQAFSEIWETLFCRRTISYRVSAV is encoded by the coding sequence ATGCTTGTCACTAACAAAGCACTTGAGCTCAAAAGCAAGAAAACATTAACAATGGCTAAACGTTTCAGGCTCAAATTCTCTCGAGTGATCTCCTTTCAATCTTGCCGTTCCAAAGACCCTTCTACTCTCCCATCAAATCCTGTCCCTTCATTTCTTAGACTCTCTCCAGTCAACCACAActccatcatcatcaacaacctCCATCTCCCACCCTCACAACCACCTCCTTCCAAACCTCTCCATCACTCTTCCATCAGGCGACATGTGTCCTCGGCATTCACATCAATGGGCTGTGGGTTTAGAACAAAACCCTCCACACATTACCTCTCTGAAACCGACCACACCAAATCCTCTCCACCAACTGAAAATTTCCActgggaagaagaagaaaaatatcacGTTGTGGCCAAACTCTTTGACGACGATTCAACACCCCGCCGCAAGATTTACAACTCTTCAGCCTCTGAGGACTCCAAAAACCACGACGTTTTTCTCCCTCCAACTAAAATCGAGAAGAAAAAACGACgagtcaaaaagaagaaaacggCATCAAGAATCCGCATCAGCACTTCCTCAGCCGATAGCGGGATATTTTTTAGCGGCGACGAGCATGTCATAAACGACGAAGAAACAGAAACTCTAGTCTCTTCTTCGAGGAGCTTCTCCACTGATTCTTCCTCGGAATTCAATCCCCACTTAGAAACAATACGTGAATCTCCATTTTCACGTAAAAAGAGAGCTAAGAAGGCTAAAGGGCGTTGTGTTTTAAAGAACGGAGCGAAAGGAACAACGAGAAGAGGACGAAAGGAAAGAAATAGCCGCGATGGTTCTTTGTCGCCTGCAAGATTGTCGAGGTTTCAGTGGCTGATACCGTGCACGGTGGAGGGGAAGGTAAGAGAGAGCTTTGCGGTGGTGAAGAGATCAGAGGACCCATATGAGGATTTTAAGAGATCAATGATGGAAATGATATTAGAAAAGGAAATGTTTGAAGAGAAAGATTTAGAGCAGTTGTTGCATTGTTTCTTGTCTTTGAATTCAAGGGAGCATCATGGGGTTATTGTTCAAGCTTTTAGTGAGATTTGGGAGACTTTGTTTTGTAGAAGAACTATTTCTTATAGGGTTTCAGctgtttaa